One genomic segment of Bacteroides caccae includes these proteins:
- the hemW gene encoding radical SAM family heme chaperone HemW, producing MAGIYLHIPFCKTRCIYCDFYSTTRSELITRYIHALCNELEMRKEYLKEEKIETVYFGGGTPSQLGEEDFQQIFKAIQKHYGLEDCREITLEANPDDLSKEYLQMLSALPFNRISMGIQTFDDATLKLLKRRHNARTATEAVRRCREAGYQNISIDLIYGLPGETKERWEKDLRQAISLNVEHISAYHLIYEEDTPIYNMLKQHQICEVDEDSSLEFFTLLIEYLQKAGYEHYEISNFCRPGYYSRHNTSYWKGIPYLGCGPSAHSFNGTTREWNISSIDRYIKGIEEGQRVFETEYLGPTTRYNEFIITTMRTVWGTPIEKLKQLFGIEMWEYCRKMATPYLKNGKLEEYEGALRLTREGIFISDSIMSDLLWVD from the coding sequence ATGGCAGGTATCTATCTTCATATTCCTTTCTGCAAGACCCGTTGCATCTATTGTGATTTTTACTCGACTACCCGTAGTGAACTAATAACACGCTATATACACGCCCTATGCAATGAACTGGAAATGAGGAAAGAATATTTGAAAGAGGAAAAGATAGAAACTGTTTATTTCGGCGGCGGCACTCCTTCCCAATTAGGAGAAGAAGATTTCCAACAAATATTTAAAGCCATACAAAAGCATTACGGACTGGAAGATTGCCGGGAGATTACCCTGGAAGCCAATCCGGACGATTTATCAAAAGAATACCTGCAAATGCTATCGGCTCTTCCCTTCAACCGCATCAGTATGGGAATACAAACTTTCGATGACGCAACTCTCAAATTATTGAAACGCCGCCATAATGCCCGGACTGCCACCGAGGCCGTCCGCAGATGCCGGGAAGCCGGTTATCAAAATATCAGTATCGACCTCATATACGGACTGCCGGGAGAAACCAAGGAACGGTGGGAGAAGGATCTTCGACAAGCTATCAGCCTGAATGTAGAACACATTTCAGCTTATCATCTGATTTATGAAGAAGATACACCTATATATAATATGTTGAAGCAACATCAAATATGTGAAGTAGACGAAGATTCCAGTCTGGAGTTTTTCACGCTACTGATAGAATATCTTCAAAAGGCAGGATACGAACACTACGAAATATCCAACTTCTGTCGTCCCGGCTACTATTCCCGTCACAACACTTCATATTGGAAAGGAATTCCTTATTTAGGATGCGGACCTTCTGCACATTCTTTCAATGGAACAACACGCGAATGGAACATTTCTTCTATCGACCGCTATATAAAAGGTATTGAAGAAGGGCAACGGGTCTTCGAAACCGAGTATCTCGGCCCGACCACCCGTTACAACGAATTTATTATCACCACCATGCGTACCGTATGGGGTACCCCCATAGAAAAGCTAAAACAACTGTTCGGGATTGAGATGTGGGAGTATTGCCGGAAAATGGCAACTCCCTACCTGAAAAACGGCAAATTGGAAGAATACGAGGGCGCTTTACGCCTGACCCGTGAAGGGATTTTCATTTCCGATAGTATTATGAGCGATTTACTCTGGGTAGACTAA
- a CDS encoding sensor histidine kinase, which yields MKKSTIWILGIVMGLSFLSLLYLQVSYIEEMMKTRKEQFDSAVRNSLSQVSKDVEYAETQRWLVEDITEAERKALTENNSSLRQDDVVQSTQRFKVKSRDGKIISDFEMRVMTIKPSELPKVMVRGRNTIPQTSNSMLEAIKNRYMYQRALLDEVVLDMIRRASDKSIGERVRFGDLNGYLQANLYNNGIDLPFHYEVLDKEGRSVYRCADYEEKGSDEAYQQALFKNDPPAKTSVLKVHFPGRRDYLFDSVSFMIPSLIFTLVLLVTFIFTIYIVFRQKKLTEMKNDFINNMTHEFKTPISTISLAAQMLKDPAVGKSPQMFQHISGVINDETKRLRFQVEKVLQMSMFDRQKATLKMKEIDANELITGVVNTFALKVERYNGKITSNLEATDPVIFADEMHITNVIFNLMDNAVKYKKPEEDLELKVRTWNESGKLMISIQDNGIGIKKENLKKIFEKFYRVHTGNLHDVKGFGLGLAYVKKIIVEHKGTIRAESDLNVGTKFIIALPLLKNN from the coding sequence ATGAAGAAGTCAACAATTTGGATATTAGGTATTGTAATGGGGCTTTCCTTCCTTAGCCTGCTGTATTTGCAGGTAAGTTATATAGAGGAAATGATGAAAACCCGGAAGGAACAGTTTGACTCGGCTGTACGCAATAGTTTGAGCCAGGTTTCCAAGGATGTAGAATATGCTGAAACCCAGCGTTGGTTGGTTGAAGATATTACAGAAGCAGAAAGAAAAGCTCTGACTGAGAATAATTCTTCATTAAGACAGGATGATGTGGTTCAGTCAACACAACGATTCAAAGTGAAGTCACGGGATGGAAAAATTATTTCTGATTTTGAAATGAGAGTAATGACTATCAAACCGTCCGAACTTCCTAAAGTAATGGTACGTGGGCGAAATACGATTCCCCAGACTTCTAATTCGATGTTGGAGGCTATTAAGAATCGCTATATGTATCAGCGGGCTTTGCTGGATGAGGTGGTCTTGGATATGATTAGGCGTGCAAGTGACAAATCAATTGGAGAACGGGTTCGGTTCGGGGATTTGAACGGTTATTTGCAAGCGAATTTATATAATAATGGTATAGATCTGCCTTTCCATTATGAAGTGCTTGATAAAGAAGGACGAAGTGTTTATCGTTGTGCGGACTATGAAGAGAAAGGAAGTGATGAGGCTTATCAGCAGGCATTGTTTAAGAATGATCCACCTGCAAAGACGAGTGTTTTGAAAGTTCATTTTCCGGGGAGAAGGGATTATCTCTTTGATTCGGTGAGCTTCATGATTCCGTCGTTGATATTTACGCTGGTATTGTTGGTGACATTTATCTTTACGATTTATATCGTATTCCGGCAGAAGAAGCTGACGGAGATGAAGAATGACTTTATCAATAATATGACACATGAATTTAAGACACCGATATCGACCATTTCCTTGGCGGCACAAATGTTGAAAGATCCGGCGGTAGGTAAATCTCCACAGATGTTCCAGCATATATCGGGAGTCATTAATGATGAAACCAAGAGGTTGCGTTTCCAAGTGGAAAAAGTGCTTCAGATGTCGATGTTCGACCGTCAGAAGGCGACTTTGAAGATGAAAGAGATTGATGCGAACGAATTGATTACGGGAGTTGTCAACACTTTTGCATTGAAGGTGGAACGGTATAATGGTAAGATAACATCGAACCTTGAGGCTACTGATCCTGTTATATTTGCGGATGAGATGCATATTACAAATGTAATCTTTAATCTGATGGATAATGCGGTGAAATATAAGAAGCCGGAAGAGGATTTGGAACTGAAAGTAAGAACGTGGAATGAGTCGGGTAAACTGATGATCTCGATACAGGACAACGGTATTGGTATCAAGAAGGAGAACCTGAAAAAGATATTTGAAAAGTTCTATCGTGTACATACAGGTAATCTGCACGATGTGAAGGGCTTTGGTTTAGGATTGGCTTATGTGAAGAAAATTATCGTAGAACATAAGGGGACGATCCGGGCGGAAAGTGACCTGAACGTGGGAACTAAATTTATTATTGCATTACCTTTATTAAAAAATAATTGA
- a CDS encoding TonB-dependent receptor — translation MKIISQDYLPVRTFILIGMVLLTTTQTYAQNINTRLSFTLKNATLKEFVKLIENSTGYSFIYGEEVGIRHKITLKAKEMPLHEVLDTVFKDELISYQFSGRYILLKEKKGQKPVSRKFTISGYVTDGTSSETLIGSNIIESHQYQGTTTNPYGFYSITLPEGETELRFSYLGYATETRKFTLSKDTLLNIRMQGNTQLEEVIIISDKAEAGAIATQMGAVEIPMAQIKNTPSILGEADVMKTIQLMPGVQAGVDGSAGLYIRGGSPDQNLILLDGTPVYNVDHLFGFFSVFTPEAVKKVTLFKSSFPARFGGRLSSVIDVRTNDGDMQKYHGTFSIGLLTSKINLEGPIIKGKTSFNISARRSYLDLLAKPFMPDDEKYSYYFYDMNAKINHKFSDRSRMFLSAYHGKDHFAADYDGNTDFKDGSNMGWGNTIVSARWNYIFNNRLFSNTTVSYNNYLFDVNAYTNNQYSTGAGAIILNRYSSNYHSGITDWSYQIDFDYNPTPAHHIKFGTGYLFHRFQPDVTTSVISDKTDNRIDRDTTYHNANNSRIHAHEVTAYAEDNFKIGSRLRLNLGLHLSLFHVQDQNYLSLQPRISARYQLNKDITIKASYTKMNQYVHLLSSMPIAMPTDLWVPVTKKIKPMRSHQYALGGYYTGINGWEFSVEGYYKDMRNVLEYKDGVSFFGSSSGWENKVEMGKGRSAGIEFMAQKTAGKTTGWLSYTLSKSDRKFTKGGINNGEWFPYKYDRRHSINLTINHKFSDRIDIGASWVFYTGGTSTIPEEKTTVIRPHNGANNGFLWYGTYDNTNSSPTIGDVSYIEHRNNFRLPASHRLNLGVNFNKKTKHGMRTWNISLYNAYNAMNPAWVYRGHNKQGLSVIKKYTLLPLIPSFTYTYKF, via the coding sequence ATGAAGATAATTTCCCAAGATTACCTGCCTGTCAGAACATTCATCCTGATAGGCATGGTACTCCTTACCACTACACAGACGTACGCCCAAAATATAAATACACGTCTTTCGTTTACACTGAAAAATGCCACTCTCAAAGAATTCGTCAAATTGATTGAAAATTCAACCGGGTATTCTTTTATCTATGGTGAAGAAGTGGGTATCAGGCACAAAATTACACTGAAAGCAAAAGAGATGCCCTTGCATGAGGTGTTGGACACTGTGTTTAAAGACGAACTTATAAGCTATCAATTCTCCGGACGCTACATCCTACTGAAAGAGAAAAAAGGACAAAAGCCCGTAAGCCGCAAGTTTACTATCAGCGGATATGTCACTGACGGGACGTCTTCCGAGACGTTGATTGGCAGTAACATCATTGAGAGTCATCAATATCAGGGAACCACCACCAATCCTTACGGCTTTTACAGTATCACACTGCCTGAAGGAGAAACCGAACTGCGTTTCTCCTATCTGGGCTATGCTACGGAAACACGCAAATTCACTCTTTCCAAAGATACTCTGCTGAATATCCGTATGCAGGGAAATACGCAACTGGAAGAAGTTATCATTATTTCCGACAAAGCTGAAGCCGGAGCAATAGCCACGCAAATGGGTGCCGTAGAGATTCCAATGGCACAAATAAAAAACACCCCAAGCATATTGGGAGAGGCAGACGTGATGAAAACCATTCAACTTATGCCCGGAGTACAAGCCGGAGTGGACGGTTCCGCCGGATTGTATATACGCGGAGGAAGTCCCGACCAGAACCTTATCCTGCTGGACGGAACACCTGTATATAATGTAGACCATTTGTTCGGCTTTTTCTCCGTCTTTACCCCCGAAGCGGTGAAAAAGGTCACTTTGTTTAAAAGTTCCTTTCCCGCTCGCTTCGGCGGACGACTTTCCTCCGTTATCGATGTACGTACCAACGATGGAGATATGCAGAAATACCACGGTACGTTCAGTATCGGACTGCTAACCAGCAAGATTAACCTGGAAGGGCCTATCATCAAAGGAAAAACATCATTCAATATTTCAGCACGTCGCTCCTATCTGGACTTACTGGCAAAGCCTTTCATGCCGGATGATGAAAAATACAGTTATTACTTTTATGACATGAATGCAAAAATTAATCATAAGTTTTCTGACCGGAGTCGGATGTTCCTAAGTGCTTACCACGGGAAAGACCATTTTGCAGCCGATTATGACGGTAATACCGACTTTAAGGACGGAAGTAATATGGGGTGGGGAAACACGATTGTTTCCGCCCGATGGAACTATATTTTCAATAACCGGTTATTCAGCAATACAACAGTTTCCTATAACAACTATTTATTCGACGTTAACGCATACACCAATAACCAGTATTCTACCGGTGCGGGAGCAATCATTCTCAACCGTTATTCCTCCAATTATCATTCCGGTATTACCGACTGGAGTTACCAGATTGACTTCGATTATAATCCAACGCCTGCCCATCATATAAAATTCGGCACCGGCTATCTTTTCCACCGTTTTCAACCGGACGTAACGACTTCTGTCATCTCAGACAAAACCGATAACAGAATAGACAGGGATACCACTTATCATAATGCAAACAACAGCAGGATTCATGCACACGAAGTTACAGCCTATGCGGAAGATAACTTCAAGATTGGTTCCCGCCTCCGGCTGAATCTAGGCCTGCACCTTTCCCTGTTTCACGTACAAGATCAGAATTATCTCTCCTTACAGCCACGCATTTCGGCACGTTATCAACTTAATAAGGATATTACTATCAAAGCATCTTATACAAAAATGAACCAATATGTGCATTTGTTGTCGTCCATGCCTATCGCCATGCCCACGGATTTATGGGTCCCTGTCACAAAAAAAATAAAGCCGATGCGTTCTCACCAATATGCTTTAGGCGGATATTACACAGGTATAAACGGTTGGGAGTTCTCGGTAGAAGGTTACTACAAAGATATGCGCAATGTACTCGAATACAAAGACGGTGTCAGTTTCTTCGGTTCTTCCTCCGGCTGGGAAAATAAGGTAGAAATGGGAAAAGGACGATCGGCAGGAATTGAGTTTATGGCACAAAAGACAGCAGGAAAGACAACCGGATGGCTGTCATACACTCTTTCAAAAAGCGACCGTAAGTTTACGAAAGGAGGCATAAACAACGGTGAGTGGTTTCCATATAAATATGACCGCCGACATAGCATTAACCTCACTATTAATCATAAGTTCAGCGACCGTATTGATATTGGAGCCTCTTGGGTATTCTACACGGGAGGCACCAGTACCATTCCGGAAGAGAAGACTACTGTTATCCGCCCTCACAATGGTGCAAACAACGGTTTTCTATGGTATGGAACCTACGATAATACCAATAGTTCACCTACTATCGGAGATGTGTCTTACATAGAACATCGTAACAACTTCCGCCTCCCTGCAAGCCACCGCCTCAACTTGGGAGTGAACTTCAATAAAAAGACCAAACACGGTATGCGAACCTGGAATATCAGTCTATACAATGCATACAACGCCATGAATCCGGCATGGGTATACCGAGGCCACAACAAACAAGGACTAAGCGTTATCAAGAAATACACCTTACTTCCACTGATTCCTTCTTTTACTTATACTTATAAATTTTGA
- a CDS encoding ATP-binding cassette domain-containing protein, whose translation MHHLLEIDSVIKNFGTRQLLSDVYLRINTGDVIGLFGRNGTGKSVLMQIIFGTMKADRKFIRLEGCKILPAPYRHSGTIAFLPQQGYLPKHQKMKQLVRYYLDTDVVSDFYKDDEVAQSCMDRRVSQLSGGERRYLEAKLLLLGDTKFVLLDEPFDYLSFHLADKLIELIKKHSVNKGIVISDHNYGKVLEVVNRLTLIREGVLLELTDKRGLVEQGYLLSESYL comes from the coding sequence ATGCATCATTTGCTTGAAATAGATAGTGTTATCAAGAACTTCGGTACCCGGCAACTACTGTCGGATGTCTACCTGAGAATCAATACGGGAGACGTCATCGGATTGTTCGGCAGAAATGGCACGGGGAAATCCGTACTTATGCAAATTATATTCGGTACAATGAAAGCCGACAGGAAGTTTATCCGCTTGGAGGGATGCAAAATTCTTCCGGCTCCTTACCGACATTCCGGAACGATTGCTTTCTTGCCGCAGCAAGGTTATCTGCCTAAACATCAAAAAATGAAACAATTGGTACGTTATTATTTGGATACGGATGTCGTGTCTGATTTTTATAAAGATGATGAAGTGGCACAATCGTGTATGGACCGACGTGTCTCACAGCTTTCCGGAGGTGAACGGAGATATCTGGAAGCCAAGTTACTGTTGCTTGGCGACACTAAATTTGTATTGTTGGATGAGCCGTTTGATTATTTATCTTTTCATTTGGCGGATAAACTGATAGAGCTGATAAAAAAGCATTCGGTAAATAAAGGGATTGTGATCAGCGATCATAATTACGGAAAAGTGCTGGAAGTTGTTAACCGGCTCACTCTGATTCGTGAGGGCGTATTGCTGGAGCTTACTGATAAACGTGGACTGGTGGAGCAAGGTTACCTTTTGAGTGAGAGCTACTTATAA
- a CDS encoding elongation factor G, producing MKVYQTNEIKNIALLGSSGSGKTTLVEAMLFESGVIKRRGSIAAKNTVSDYFPVEQEYGYSVFSTVLHVEWNNKKLNIIDCPGSDDFVGSTVTALNVTDTAIILLNGQYGVEVGTQNHFRYTEKLNKPVIFLVNQLDNEKCDYDNILEQLKEAYGSKVVPIQYPISTGPGFNALIDVLLMKKYSWKPEGGAPVIEDIPAEELEKATEMHKALVEAAAENDEGLMEKFFEQDSLSEDEMREGIRKGLVARGMFPVFCVCGGKDMGVRRLMEFLGNVVPFVSEMPKVQNTEGKEVAPDVNGPESLYFFKTSVEPHIGEVSYFKVMSGKVREGDDLLNADRGSKERIAQIYVVAGGNRVKVEELQAGDIGAAVKLKDVKTGNTLNGKDCDYKFNFIKYPNSKYSRAIKPVNEADVEKMMTILNRMREEDPTWVIEQSKELKQTLVHGQGEFHLRTLKWRLENNEKLQVKYEEPKIPYRETITKAARADYRHKKQSGGAGQFGEVHLIVEPYKEGMPVPDTYKFNGQEFKINVKGTEEVPLEWGGKLVFINSIVGGSIDARFLPAILKGIMARMEQGPLTGSYARDVRVIVYDGKMHPVDSNEISFMLAGRNAFSEAFKNAGPKILEPIYDVEVFVPSDKMGDVMGDLQGRRAMIMGMSSEKGFEKLVAKVPLKEMSSYSTALSSLTGGRASFIMKFSSYELVPTDVQDKLIKDFEAKQTEE from the coding sequence ATGAAAGTATATCAGACTAATGAAATCAAGAACATTGCCTTGTTGGGAAGTTCTGGCTCTGGGAAAACCACTCTCGTGGAAGCGATGCTTTTCGAGAGTGGTGTTATAAAACGTCGCGGATCTATTGCCGCAAAAAACACTGTTAGTGATTATTTCCCTGTTGAACAAGAGTATGGTTACTCCGTTTTCTCCACCGTTCTCCACGTAGAATGGAACAATAAAAAACTCAATATTATAGATTGTCCGGGCTCGGACGACTTTGTAGGCAGTACTGTAACTGCATTAAATGTGACCGACACAGCAATTATTCTTCTTAATGGCCAATACGGCGTCGAAGTCGGTACGCAAAATCATTTCCGATATACAGAAAAACTGAATAAACCTGTTATTTTTCTAGTCAACCAGCTTGATAACGAAAAATGCGACTATGATAATATCCTGGAACAATTAAAAGAAGCTTATGGCTCTAAAGTTGTTCCTATCCAATATCCTATTTCTACCGGTCCTGGTTTCAATGCTTTGATTGATGTACTGTTGATGAAGAAATATTCGTGGAAACCCGAGGGTGGGGCTCCTGTGATTGAAGATATTCCTGCCGAAGAACTGGAAAAGGCTACGGAAATGCATAAAGCATTGGTGGAGGCCGCTGCCGAAAATGATGAAGGGCTAATGGAAAAGTTCTTCGAACAAGACTCTCTTTCGGAAGACGAAATGCGTGAAGGCATTCGTAAAGGATTGGTTGCAAGAGGTATGTTCCCGGTATTCTGTGTCTGTGGAGGTAAGGACATGGGTGTTCGTCGTTTAATGGAATTTTTGGGAAATGTTGTTCCTTTTGTTTCCGAAATGCCGAAAGTACAGAATACGGAAGGTAAAGAAGTGGCTCCGGATGTTAACGGTCCGGAATCTCTCTATTTCTTCAAGACAAGTGTAGAACCGCATATCGGTGAAGTTTCCTACTTTAAAGTAATGAGTGGTAAAGTGCGCGAAGGAGACGACTTGTTGAATGCGGACCGCGGTTCGAAAGAACGCATTGCACAGATTTATGTCGTAGCCGGTGGCAACCGTGTGAAAGTGGAAGAACTGCAAGCCGGTGATATTGGTGCTGCCGTGAAACTGAAAGACGTGAAAACGGGTAATACCCTGAACGGGAAGGACTGCGATTATAAGTTTAATTTTATCAAATATCCGAATTCAAAATATTCCCGTGCGATCAAACCTGTGAACGAGGCTGATGTGGAAAAGATGATGACTATCTTGAACCGCATGCGCGAGGAAGATCCGACATGGGTAATTGAACAATCAAAAGAACTGAAGCAAACGCTGGTGCACGGACAGGGTGAATTCCATCTACGTACTTTGAAATGGCGTCTGGAAAATAACGAGAAACTTCAGGTGAAATATGAAGAACCGAAGATTCCGTATCGTGAAACGATCACAAAAGCTGCCCGTGCAGATTATCGCCACAAAAAACAGTCTGGTGGTGCCGGTCAGTTCGGTGAAGTGCATCTCATTGTAGAACCTTACAAAGAAGGTATGCCTGTGCCCGATACATATAAGTTTAACGGACAGGAATTTAAGATAAATGTGAAAGGTACCGAAGAAGTGCCGTTGGAATGGGGTGGTAAACTGGTGTTTATTAATAGTATCGTAGGTGGTTCTATCGATGCCCGTTTCTTACCTGCTATCCTGAAAGGTATTATGGCACGTATGGAGCAAGGCCCGTTGACAGGTTCGTATGCTCGTGACGTTCGTGTTATTGTGTACGATGGAAAGATGCACCCGGTAGATTCAAATGAAATTTCCTTCATGCTTGCAGGGCGTAATGCTTTCAGCGAAGCCTTCAAAAATGCAGGCCCGAAGATTTTGGAACCGATTTATGATGTAGAAGTATTTGTGCCGTCTGATAAAATGGGTGATGTAATGGGGGATCTCCAGGGACGTCGTGCCATGATTATGGGTATGAGTAGTGAAAAAGGTTTTGAAAAGCTAGTGGCTAAAGTACCTTTGAAGGAAATGTCATCTTACTCTACTGCTCTTAGTTCGCTGACCGGCGGCCGTGCTTCGTTCATTATGAAGTTCTCTAGTTATGAGCTTGTTCCGACAGATGTTCAGGATAAGTTGATTAAGGATTTTGAAGCTAAACAGACAGAAGAATAA
- a CDS encoding DUF4249 domain-containing protein: MKTIFYLSILFVTVTMMSSCENELPFNINNNPPKLVMNALINAESTDNLLFLNFTSKENSTHVQNVTVEVRINGELKESLRPLPPETEGNPQCRFGITSRFTPGDAVRIDAITDDGQYHAWTEINVPQRPFEIENVDTVTVPLAQSGYTTEYLRYRITINDRPNETNYYRIVIDKQTTLWGYNHEEGGDDYIYWTKHSYNFIGREDVVLTDGQPTTGDDEDNGLFDTAKNIYGVFDDTRFRNTSYTMTVYNNTKIETGSDSGYFSGMDVIIRLMSITETEYYYLKALNLVDSDAYDETINEPIKYPSNVHGGTGMVGISTEVTQTIHIISSSHSKGNLAPPVHVYQ, translated from the coding sequence ATGAAAACTATTTTTTACCTATCTATACTGTTCGTTACAGTCACAATGATGTCGTCCTGCGAGAATGAGTTACCCTTCAACATCAACAATAATCCGCCCAAACTAGTGATGAATGCTTTGATTAATGCGGAGAGCACGGATAATCTTCTTTTCCTCAACTTCACAAGTAAAGAAAATAGTACTCATGTACAAAATGTAACCGTAGAGGTACGTATCAACGGCGAACTAAAAGAGAGCCTTCGCCCTCTCCCACCCGAGACGGAAGGTAATCCACAATGCAGATTCGGCATTACTTCCCGATTTACCCCCGGAGACGCAGTGCGCATTGACGCTATTACCGACGACGGACAATATCATGCATGGACGGAAATCAACGTTCCCCAACGCCCTTTCGAAATAGAAAATGTCGATACTGTCACCGTTCCGCTTGCACAAAGCGGATATACCACAGAATATCTGCGCTATCGGATTACGATCAACGACCGTCCCAATGAAACAAACTATTACCGTATCGTGATAGATAAGCAGACTACACTTTGGGGATATAACCACGAAGAAGGAGGAGACGATTACATCTATTGGACAAAACACAGTTATAACTTCATTGGCCGCGAGGATGTCGTTCTTACAGACGGACAACCCACCACCGGTGATGATGAAGATAACGGACTATTCGATACAGCTAAAAATATTTATGGTGTATTCGACGACACCCGGTTCAGAAACACTTCCTACACTATGACAGTTTACAACAATACTAAAATCGAAACAGGTAGCGATTCCGGATATTTTTCAGGAATGGACGTCATTATCCGCTTGATGAGTATCACAGAAACGGAATATTACTACCTGAAAGCACTCAATTTAGTAGACTCCGACGCTTACGATGAAACAATCAACGAACCGATCAAATATCCCAGCAATGTGCACGGAGGTACAGGAATGGTAGGAATCAGCACGGAAGTTACTCAGACGATTCATATTATAAGTAGCTCTCACTCAAAAGGTAACCTTGCTCCACCAGTCCACGTTTATCAGTAA
- a CDS encoding FecR family protein, with the protein MKYTDTELETILSKLIASTRSPRGRFSAVASYPQLEKRLKPHIRCLFPTRMRILAAAAAVILLCLSVGTVYLYMQPTSLQTVSTMAETRNVILPDGSSVLLNRHSSLSYPKRFKSDNREVQLTGEAYFEVSKDQKHPFIVQTEHINVQVLGTHFNVDAYRNNPEVKTTLLTGSVAVSNKSNSVRMILKPNEIAIYNKVGNKLTRQVTKNAKDEISWRDGEFIFDNLPLGEIARELSNSFDTPIHIADTSLQSYRISARFRNGEDLETILSVLHHAGYFNYSQNNKQIVITTKPDLK; encoded by the coding sequence ATGAAGTATACCGATACAGAATTGGAAACGATACTAAGCAAGCTCATCGCTTCCACACGCTCGCCACGTGGGCGCTTTTCAGCAGTAGCCAGCTATCCGCAGTTGGAAAAGCGACTAAAACCACATATCCGGTGTTTATTCCCGACGCGTATGCGTATATTGGCAGCAGCGGCAGCTGTTATTCTGCTCTGTCTTTCGGTAGGAACAGTATATTTATATATGCAACCGACTTCACTCCAAACAGTATCCACAATGGCCGAAACACGTAATGTCATCCTGCCCGACGGCAGTTCTGTACTGTTGAACCGTCATTCGTCGCTATCCTATCCGAAGCGGTTCAAGTCGGACAACCGGGAAGTACAACTCACCGGAGAAGCCTATTTTGAGGTTAGCAAAGACCAGAAGCACCCGTTTATCGTACAGACCGAGCACATCAACGTACAAGTGTTGGGAACTCACTTCAATGTGGACGCCTATCGTAACAACCCGGAGGTAAAGACTACTTTATTGACAGGTTCGGTAGCAGTCAGCAATAAAAGTAATTCTGTCCGCATGATTTTGAAACCGAATGAAATTGCTATATATAATAAGGTGGGAAATAAACTGACCCGTCAGGTGACGAAAAATGCAAAAGATGAAATTTCCTGGCGAGACGGGGAGTTTATATTCGACAATCTTCCCTTAGGAGAGATCGCCCGCGAACTGTCCAATTCATTCGATACGCCGATTCATATTGCCGACACGTCACTACAAAGCTATCGGATTTCGGCACGATTCCGCAATGGAGAAGACTTGGAAACAATTTTATCTGTACTACATCATGCAGGTTATTTCAACTATTCACAAAATAATAAACAGATTGTCATTACCACTAAACCAGACTTAAAATGA
- a CDS encoding RNA polymerase sigma-70 factor translates to MTESEVRKLLRQMKEQDSQTAFRDFYNMTYDRLFRIAYYYVKQEEWSQEIVLDVFLRLWKQRDTLLDVRNIEDYCFILVKNASLNYLEKESKYTTVHSSCLPEPQEQSCSPEETLITEELFALYVKALDRLPERCREVFIRIREEHQSYAQVAEELGISTKTVDAQLQKAVSRLKEMIASSQIESY, encoded by the coding sequence ATGACCGAATCTGAAGTTAGAAAGTTATTACGGCAAATGAAGGAGCAGGATTCGCAAACTGCTTTCCGCGACTTCTACAACATGACTTATGACCGTCTTTTCCGTATTGCCTACTATTACGTAAAGCAAGAGGAATGGTCACAAGAAATCGTACTTGATGTTTTTCTCCGACTCTGGAAACAACGGGACACACTGCTCGATGTAAGAAACATCGAGGATTATTGTTTCATTCTAGTCAAAAACGCTTCACTCAACTATCTGGAGAAGGAATCAAAGTACACCACTGTCCATTCTTCTTGCTTGCCGGAACCGCAGGAACAAAGTTGTTCACCCGAGGAGACATTAATTACCGAAGAATTATTCGCTCTTTACGTCAAGGCGCTTGACCGCTTGCCGGAACGTTGCCGTGAAGTCTTCATCCGTATCCGAGAGGAACATCAAAGTTATGCCCAAGTAGCCGAGGAGCTCGGTATTAGCACCAAAACCGTAGATGCCCAACTTCAGAAAGCTGTCAGCCGGTTGAAGGAAATGATTGCAAGCAGTCAGATAGAAAGTTATTAA